AATGAATACTGGGTGGCAatttctgttcacagatggaatTGCAAAGCAGTTCGTACGCCGGTTCCATCTTGAGCATTGCCTTCCAAAGGATAGCGATCAACTTCCCTAAGTTCAAAGCCAGTGATTTCGCCTACTGGTTCCAAGTCATCTTCCAGAACGTTCTGCACGAGTTCAACGAGACCCTTGTGGCGGACATTCCGCTCAAGATATCGTGTGACTCCTACCAGAAAATGTGAGTGTGTTGCATggcatggaaatgagtgctaatcTCAAACCTGTATCTGCCTATCAGGCAAACAAAGGCAATTACTGACTGTTggtgaaaagaaaaatgttgctAGCCATGTCAATCGCACCAAAAGAGAAatattccctgtttagggaagcttttaatgactgatgttttaatgtatttttaatcctttgttggaagccacccagagtggctggggaaacccagccagatgggcgggggtagaaataaattattattattattattattattattattattattattattattatggcaggaAGGGAAGCCATCCAACACTTCAGTAGGGGTAGTCTTTGTCTGAGCAAATGAGGATGACTCAGAAGGATGACCCAGACCAGTATCAGCAACTTTCTAGGCATTCATGACACTTAATTGTTGGTTCCCTTTTTTCAAGCACAGAACCACCTCCTGGCCAGCTGCAGTGCTGTTGTGCAGTGAGGTGACAGGTGGCCCAGGAAACAAGGTGGCCAAGTTCCTTTAGCTGGTGTCACTACTACAAGTCTCCTCCAAAAAGATTGAGTGAGATGCTTACAGGGTACAATGAAATCTTATATGTAAAGCTCATCTTTCCATCTTGTTCCATCATGTGCACCCAGAATAAAAAACTTGTTCCATCATGTGCACCCAGAATAACCTGGGGAGGAGTTCTGTGCCAGTGAAAAGCTTtcctagtggttagagtattggctGGGCTTACAGAATAGAGACACCATCTCATCTTCCTGTTCTTGCCATCGAGAAGACATCTAGTTCTGGCTAACAGTGACATTGTCTGCCCGTTTTGCTTCCCAGATTGAAAGGTTTCAACAATGTTTTCGCCAACATCCTGCCTGGAAAGGCTCTCAGTGTATTTGGATTCAGCAAAGCTTTCTTGACTACAAAAATCAAATCAGGTAACACAAACTCTTaaaaaactatctatctatctatctatctgaataAAGCAGGGCTGTTGCTTCATTAAATAGATAACAATCATATTCAACTAATTATGGGATTTAATTGATCCATTCTTTTGTTAATCACATCTGAATGAATGTGCACATTACTGGAGTCATAGGGGaagcatttcccccattcttttgaGATGGTGGATCCATGTGTGGAAACCAGATGCCATCGCAAAAGAGGTTTTCTCCTGTGCAAGAGAGGTAGAGGAGGTTCCTGCCACTTGTGGGTTTGGAAGATGAGAGCAAAAGAACACAAGGagagtcctgcaggatcaggccaaaggcctatctagtccagcatcctatcacAGTGAACGTacccattgtgactagtagccattgataaccttctcttcctccatggatttgcctaatcctctttcaaagccacacaagttggtggccactgtctcctatgggagtgagttccatagtttaactatgcactgtgagAAGCGGTTCTTTCTTTTGTCAGTCATGGATCTTGCAGTCAGCTTCATTGACAAATATGGGTGAAGATGGAGTGGTTAGGATTTTTATGAAAGCCTTTCTCTGTAGCTGCAccgactgtggaactcccttcctcaTGACGTCTGCATGGCCCTCTTCTGTGTCTGCCTTCTGCCACTGACctgaaacctttaaaaaaaatccattttatttaGGTATTTGCCAATTTAGCATTCTTAATAGCTGATTCTACTGTTGTTGTATTTTACTATGTTAGGAAGATGCCGCCATGTATTGAGTCAGAcgatttgtccatctagctcagtattgtctacactggccggcagctgctttccggggtttcaggcaagggactcTCTCcttgccctgcctggagatgccagagattaaacctgggatcttcttctgcatacaaagcagatgccctaccactgagctgtgacacTTCCTAGTTGTCTTTCCAATTATGTAATTTGCTTTATGCTATATTGTCGTTTCAGAGTGTGAAAGGTGCCTTGCGTGTGGTTTTCAGGGCAGGATGTAAATTTCCTAAAATTAAAAGACAAATAAATATGTGCTCTAATCATGACTGACagggtgttgttggttttttttattatttttttaagtctgctGCACAAAAGCTCTTTAATCAATTAGTTCACTGGCCAAGCACTGTAGCTCTGAGAATTGTTTATGTAAGGCTCTAGGTGAGGCTGGGAATGCAAAAAGAGCCATTGTCTTTTTGCCATGCTTGGCTTAGCTGCGTAAAGTAAAACCAAGCCCTTGTTTTGCACACTTTTCTTTAGGGATGGGCCCTGAAGATgtccttggactccagctctcatcagccccagccagtgcggCCAATGGGTGAggggcgatgggagttggagtccagcaacatctggagggatgttGGCTCCCCCTCGCAGCTTTTCTGCTTGCCTACAGTTAATGCAATTACATCttggggcagatccacaccatacactgAAGGCGCATGACTTCTCCCAAGAAgcctggaaactgtggtttattagaatactggaaactgtagctctgggcagacaaaactacagttcccagggttctttggggcaAGCTATGTGCTCTATATATGCGTTGGGTGTGCATTAAAagtgtggtgtggatctgcccctaGTTGATTGGTTGGGAATGGGGGCTGAGTTTCCTTCTGAACTTGAGTTTTGCATCACTGGCCAAAGTCAGCATGCTCAATTGCAACCTTAGCTGACCTGGcactctccaggtgttttggactacaactcccatcagccccaaccggcatgctgatgggagttgtagttaatcTAGAGGTAGGAACTAGGGGgaaattctgtttgcattttaatgacaaACTGCCTACTTTACACTTACTAaaccaatattattatttattcaatttgttactctatcttgcccaaggcaacacaaagtgacttacaatatgCCATCTGAAGCacagctattcttcaaaatttgtGCTTCTACAGACTTTtgatgtagttctccaaccaaatagtATGTACAAAGGTGCATCTATAACACatccataaaatgcatatattagtgaaaataacattgctttaaaaatgtgtatattagtcaagaCCACGTACAAAAAAACCCCGTGTCTatcaggagaaggggacgacagaggatgagatggttggacagtgttcttgaagctactaacatgagtttggccaaactgcgagaggcagtgaaggataggcgtgcctggcgtactctggtccatggggtcacgaagagtcggacacgactgaacgactgaacaacaacaactatcaggagaaatttgtaccAAAATATTGATCAATTTTcatgagagttttttttttttttaatcacaaatgTCTTGGGAAATATGTGGGACTGACTTGAAGATCTGATAAACGAGAAATTTGTTCCTCCCTCACTGAGTGGCATCAGGTTTTTAAAGGCTGCTGCAAATGGTTCATGGGAATGAACAGCTTCTCACTCCTTCTAGGCATTGCATGTGGAAGGCCAACTCAGAGTGTTCAGGAGTGGCTGGAAATCAATCTTGGGAACTTCAGCCGATATGCCCAATACCAGGACCTGCTCAGCTGGAATTTGCATTTTGACGGAGTGAGTATTTTATGTCCGGGATCTGTCGGCATGGGACCTATCAGGCTTTTTCACTGTAACGTTTTTTGCAAACAAGTGAAGTAATTTATGGCCAAAGCAACTTAGCAGATGGTTAGAGACTGGCCAGTTTGGGATCCCCTGCTTAGTCTTTTGTGGTTAGGAGAAAGAAGCTTCCAGCCATGCACGTAGATGTCTTCATGTGGTTGTTTCACTTGATAGAGAGGAAATCCCCTCAGAAATGTATTTGCTATTTTAGCAAGTCCAATCATTCCCAATCAGTGATGGTGGAAGTGGCATTTTTCAACCTGAGGAAATTTTCATAGTAAACCTTCTGAGAACTGCATGCCGCTGGTGGTCAGGGGCAGAGGCAAAAAACCGTGTGGATTCTGTGCATCCAATCAAAAGCCAGAAAGTTCTATACCCCGCCTTTCCACCTCCATCATGGCACGTAAGAGGTGggatcacagttcaaggatacattccagccaggcaaacacaCCGGAGTGGGACACAGAGCAGGGCCAACCACACTGCCTGTCCATAACTCTCACCTCTGCTCCTTGATGGCATATGAGCAAAATCCTGACCTTCCCTAACAATGTCTGTGCACATTCTATAGCTGACATTTTCCCGCTTGAGCAGTAATTTTTCTGGCATTCTCTAGTCTCtcgtgtattttttaaaaaattgggtgcCAACTCTAAATGAGAAACATAAGGACTGCATATGAAGGCATCACAACTTATTACAGTCTGCTTGAAAAATTCATCATCATTTGCTTGATTCTGCCCTGCAGATGGCTGTACTGCAATCTTTGTCTCCACTGCAACTTGCATCCCTCACTCTGAAGTCTGATGCCATCAATGAAGAGGAGAAGATGTGCCAGATTCTTGCAAGGCTGCAGAACAAACCACTGGGAGAGATCTACCAGTATTTGGACCAATTCAACACAGATGCCCATAAGGTACGGCCTTCAAATATTTActaaagaaaagcaaaactccAAATCAAGTTAGGTCTTTTTGCCACCCAAACTGACTTTTCTGTTCCCTCACAGAACCCACATTGCTTGTATGCATTCTATTGCTGACAGTTTTCACCTGAGAAGTTAGAATGTTACTGAACCTTGCATGTATCCCTGCAGCTAAGGCAGGGGAAGATAAGCAGCAAATCAGTCAATGGGACAGCCTCTCATAGCCCAGTATAGATAACAAAGTTAAGATAAATCAGTTAAGCAAAACAGTTTGccattttttccttctctctttaaATTGCAGCTTGGAATAACGTTTCTCAAAGAGGAAGGCATAAGGCAACGAATGCTCTCTCATTTTGTGGAGGCGGTTGGGTCCGAACTCTCAACCTTCAGCCCTGCAAACTGGACCCACTTGCTGTCCACAAGGCTGCTGCTTTTCCTGCCAAGTGTCAGCGCAAAGGAATCCAAAGAGATCCTGTCTTATGTTTCTGGTTGTGATGCCTTCCAAGCTGTGTGAGTATAAACCACAATTGTCTTTGTTACAAGCATTCAGAGGAGTGTGCCAATGTGTAAGTAACCAAAATGGTGGATCCAATGGGCAAGAGGGGCGTATCAGCAAATTTGGGGGAAGCGCAGGATTCGTGGAAGTACAACAACATATAGGTTGTGAAGGTTGGGTAGGTGGGAACCCTAAAGCAGCCCAATGAAGAATCAGCAAGGTTGGTCCATGAGGATATGCAGAGTACTGCCTcaccaacctcaatctgccctTGGCCAGCCACcatcttcttacttacaaccagttcaGGAGGGCAACACTGTCTAttaacttcctcctccttagtctcagagTTGCCCTTGTAGGGAACTCAGTagagaagaggatggggacagaaCCAGAATGAGCTGTCTCTGCCTGTCCTTGGCTCTgttgccacctactgttgggctccctgcctttcaccccagccatcagcaccagccaccactgttgaGCACGCTCAGTGGGATTCTGTCTGActcttgagtgtgtgtgtgtgtgggggggggaaacccctgcAAACCAGGGGGATTGGAATGGAGTATTGTggaggagggcatggctggcttaTTAAAACACGGAACAGACCACACTGCCATATGGTCTCCTTTCTGGTGCACAGGCCAAATTCATTAGTGGAAGCTTATATCCAATGGAGTGGGAAACTGAATTAAAGGAACAGGAAGGAGATTCATGTCTGGGATCCATGTCTGGAGAGAAAGAAGCAACCTGAGGTTGAGCCTCCCCctgacctggtgcccttcagatggtttggactaaaactcctacTGAATCAGCACAGTCAATGGTCGAGGATGAccttcatccttgaccactgagaGCTGGTGATGCTGATGGGAGTGTTGCTTTCCAGATTATTTGGACTacaaggttggggaaagctggatCATAGTTTTTATGAGTGTTGAAGATGTTGTGATAGATACATTGTGGCTGGTGGTGGACATATTAACTATGAGCACTGCAGGAAGTCATCACTTGATGTTGCACTCATTAGGTGATGGGCACACAGGTGTGAAGCAGCCTATAGGTACCATTCTTGCATTGCAATATCCCAGAAAATGTATGACAGCCATCACTGAGTCTTTGCTTGTGGGATTTATAGTCTCAAAACTTCCAGAGAGTACCAGATTGGTCTTAAAagactcatggacatccaacaaaactgaatacagtggtacctctggttatgaacttaattcgttctggaggcccgttcttaacctgaaactgttcttaacctgaggtaccactttagctaatggggcatcctgGTGCCACTGTGCTgccgctgcgtgatttctgttctcatcctgaggtaaagttcttaacccgaagtactatttccGGGATAGTGGAGTCTGtcacctgaagtgtttgtaaaccgaggtaccactgtactggaagattcaggacaggtacaAGAAAATCAATCTTCAAGCAGTGCATAGTTGAAGTCTAGAACTTGCTGCCGCAGGaaggggcatcttacccatagaggctagtggctcagggcgccaagttctggaggttGCCAGGGAAGAGTTGGGGGCTGGATGCGGTGCCTCCTGGAATCAGGTCACTGCCCTTGCCCGCCTCCACCATGATGCGCCAAAGCAGCGCTGTGCCCGGAGCCTCTgcctgccatggccaccatggcatgaagtggccagctgagccgggagccaccacgtccagcctccgcctcttccccgctggaggagctgccctccagccattgccagcctcctccagccccagaaACCTGGGCGCATCGCCGGCAGTGCCACCCTCCCTAAAAAAGGttgggaactctgggaaacaggatgggggcgccggagggatctttgtaccacagcgccagatatgcttaagacggccctggccacaGGAGGGAGGGATGGCCACCAAAAATGGATGGCCTTAAAATTGAATTtaacaaattcatgggggatgaAGCTGTCAGTGGCtatgagccatgatggctatgctttaaCTCCACTATTGCAGGCAATATGCttttgaatagcagttgctggaaacggcagaAAGGGAGAGATGCTGTTGCACAAAtatcttgcttgctggtttcccactggggcatctggtcagccattttgagaacagg
The sequence above is drawn from the Lacerta agilis isolate rLacAgi1 chromosome 13, rLacAgi1.pri, whole genome shotgun sequence genome and encodes:
- the LOC117056988 gene encoding uncharacterized protein LOC117056988; this encodes MAELSANQLAELAVESGALADGSGIVEIMGNLKTVEDLAKFLGKLNTIAAMELQSSSYAGSILSIAFQRIAINFPKFKASDFAYWFQVIFQNVLHEFNETLVADIPLKISCDSYQKILKGFNNVFANILPGKALSVFGFSKAFLTTKIKSGIACGRPTQSVQEWLEINLGNFSRYAQYQDLLSWNLHFDGMAVLQSLSPLQLASLTLKSDAINEEEKMCQILARLQNKPLGEIYQYLDQFNTDAHKNPHCLYAFYC